A single genomic interval of Halobacillus halophilus DSM 2266 harbors:
- a CDS encoding acyl-CoA carboxylase subunit beta, whose protein sequence is MERNTEILREKKREAQEHRGKKQTSYSARERIDLLADQGSFLELGALAHSPVSGMEERTPADGLIGGIIRVDGREAVVQAMDISVLSGTEGEVHLRKSEFFHSYAKKRRLPLFNLCEGGGLRMPDGMGSDGISDKLFPSSLLDHGRESPIMTAILGESYGGPTWMAVTSDFVTQVRGTSMAVAGPRMLEIASGEEMSAEELGGPDMHAVYTGQIDHIAEDEKEAIAALRRFFSYMPSNADETPPRKPPIDSAMEHCNLEETVPSNLRRAYDMQLLILGLFDKDSFMNFRPFYGKALMTGLARLNGRVTGVIASQPLHMAGASGPEECDKAVDFICLCDSYHIPLIFLHDTPGFRISSRAEKQKMPAKIMNWNTALAKSTIPKFSIIIRKSIGAAYGNMCGPGMGADVVAAWPSAEINFTGPEVGINVVYGKHIRKAERPEKERSKYLEQWNFDSSPYKAAGKFLLEDIIEPNHTRSFLIRFLESSGASGDLKSKRRLADWPMSH, encoded by the coding sequence ATGGAAAGGAATACAGAAATACTTAGAGAAAAAAAGAGGGAAGCTCAGGAACATCGAGGAAAAAAACAGACGTCTTATAGTGCGAGGGAAAGAATTGATCTGCTTGCCGATCAAGGATCTTTTCTTGAATTAGGAGCTTTGGCTCATTCTCCGGTTTCTGGAATGGAGGAACGCACCCCTGCTGATGGTCTGATTGGAGGAATTATCCGCGTCGATGGGAGAGAGGCAGTTGTACAGGCGATGGATATATCGGTATTGTCTGGTACGGAAGGGGAAGTTCATCTTAGAAAAAGTGAATTCTTTCACTCTTATGCAAAAAAAAGAAGACTTCCACTTTTTAATTTATGTGAAGGCGGAGGCTTAAGAATGCCTGATGGAATGGGCTCTGACGGAATTAGCGATAAGCTGTTTCCTTCCAGTCTGTTAGACCATGGCCGTGAAAGTCCAATTATGACAGCGATTCTGGGAGAAAGTTACGGCGGTCCGACGTGGATGGCTGTGACGTCAGATTTTGTTACACAAGTAAGAGGGACAAGTATGGCTGTAGCTGGTCCACGTATGCTGGAGATTGCAAGTGGAGAAGAGATGTCCGCTGAGGAGCTCGGGGGTCCGGATATGCATGCCGTTTATACTGGGCAGATTGATCATATTGCTGAAGATGAAAAAGAAGCGATTGCTGCATTAAGAAGATTTTTCAGTTATATGCCTTCAAACGCTGATGAAACACCTCCCAGGAAGCCACCCATCGATTCTGCTATGGAGCACTGCAATTTGGAAGAAACTGTGCCTTCCAATTTAAGGCGGGCTTACGATATGCAATTACTCATTCTGGGTTTATTTGATAAAGATTCATTCATGAATTTTCGACCCTTTTATGGTAAAGCTTTGATGACTGGACTGGCTCGATTAAACGGTCGTGTAACAGGAGTGATTGCAAGTCAGCCTCTGCATATGGCAGGGGCATCAGGACCTGAGGAATGTGATAAAGCCGTGGACTTTATCTGCCTCTGTGATTCTTATCATATTCCACTCATTTTTCTTCACGATACACCTGGATTTAGAATCAGCAGTCGCGCTGAAAAACAGAAAATGCCTGCAAAAATTATGAATTGGAATACAGCTTTAGCCAAATCAACGATACCTAAATTTTCAATCATTATCCGAAAGAGCATAGGAGCTGCGTATGGAAATATGTGTGGACCAGGAATGGGGGCAGATGTAGTAGCAGCTTGGCCATCAGCTGAAATAAATTTCACGGGTCCGGAAGTAGGGATTAATGTCGTATATGGAAAGCACATAAGGAAGGCTGAACGACCTGAAAAAGAAAGGTCTAAATACCTTGAGCAATGGAACTTTGATAGTTCCCCCTATAAGGCTGCAGGGAAATTCTTATTAGAAGATATTATTGAGCCAAACCACACACGCTCTTTTTTAATACGTTTTCTAGAATCGTCGGGAGCTTCAGGCGATTTAAAAAGTAAAAGGCGACTGGCTGACTGGCCTATGTCTCATTGA
- a CDS encoding class I adenylate-forming enzyme family protein: MKEHLKSSAGAKLYSRGKKPLFHYLQQHAEERPEDPAYFYYGSSITWRDLFNQVQKVAGFLRQAGFEKEDRIGLFMQNSPQYIIGHYAIQYIGAVVCPLNPMYKANELEYLIKEVDMSGMFAGGELLSEVRKVNEHLKRIIVIRYKDLIPDTPSWTIPKDLNSPALELNPNETMWEEIMQESQSWTYPEDVKLEDTALLAFTSGTTGRPKAAMLTYENALYKTAAAVKVNQVDEKETWLAVMPLCHIAGMVMGVNIPVYTGAPCVLFARFEPMSIFKALRKYCVTVWYSIAPMNDAILSIAEENQLEDLKLNLCTSFGMPVTENLAERWKVVAPNCKLFEASYGLSETHTVDTYMPQDNIKFGSVGVPIRGTSIEICDPATGQVQRAGKSGEIVIQSPGVFKGYWGRPEATAESLSNGWLRTGDIGYLDDEGYLYFQGRIKEMIKSSGFSIFPEDVEALLKEHPAIGQVAVIGVPDEHKGEVVKAFVIPKPEIVINESDLKFWAKENMAAYKIPMYVEFRNSLPQTGSGKILRRVLKDQQN, from the coding sequence ATGAAAGAACACTTAAAATCATCCGCAGGCGCAAAGCTGTACAGTAGAGGGAAAAAACCTTTATTTCATTATCTGCAGCAGCATGCTGAAGAACGGCCTGAAGATCCTGCGTACTTCTACTATGGAAGCAGTATAACGTGGCGGGATTTATTCAATCAGGTTCAAAAAGTGGCAGGATTCTTACGGCAAGCGGGCTTTGAAAAAGAAGATCGAATAGGATTATTTATGCAAAATAGTCCCCAGTACATTATTGGTCATTACGCCATCCAGTATATTGGAGCTGTGGTCTGTCCGCTTAACCCTATGTATAAAGCTAATGAGCTTGAATATCTAATTAAAGAAGTTGATATGTCAGGTATGTTTGCGGGAGGGGAGCTCCTGTCGGAAGTACGTAAGGTAAATGAACATTTAAAGCGTATTATTGTAATTCGTTATAAAGACTTGATTCCTGATACTCCCAGTTGGACGATTCCAAAAGATCTTAATAGTCCGGCTCTTGAACTTAATCCTAACGAAACAATGTGGGAAGAGATTATGCAGGAATCTCAATCATGGACCTATCCTGAAGATGTAAAGCTTGAAGACACAGCTCTGCTTGCCTTTACATCTGGCACAACCGGCCGTCCAAAGGCAGCCATGTTAACTTATGAAAATGCGCTGTACAAAACAGCAGCGGCTGTAAAGGTTAATCAAGTAGATGAAAAAGAAACATGGCTTGCTGTCATGCCGCTATGCCATATTGCAGGGATGGTTATGGGGGTTAATATACCTGTATACACTGGCGCGCCATGTGTACTGTTTGCTCGGTTCGAGCCCATGTCGATATTTAAAGCCCTTCGTAAGTACTGCGTTACCGTATGGTATAGTATTGCGCCGATGAATGATGCTATTTTGTCAATTGCCGAAGAGAATCAATTGGAGGACTTGAAGCTGAATCTATGTACAAGTTTTGGCATGCCGGTTACAGAGAACTTAGCTGAGAGATGGAAGGTAGTCGCACCTAACTGCAAGTTATTTGAAGCTTCATATGGGTTAAGCGAAACCCACACGGTGGATACCTATATGCCACAGGATAACATCAAATTCGGTTCTGTTGGTGTCCCGATCAGGGGGACATCGATCGAGATTTGCGATCCAGCAACTGGTCAGGTACAGAGAGCTGGAAAATCCGGCGAGATTGTTATTCAAAGTCCGGGAGTATTTAAAGGTTACTGGGGAAGGCCGGAAGCTACAGCCGAAAGTCTTTCCAATGGGTGGCTGCGTACAGGAGATATTGGCTATTTGGATGATGAAGGATATTTGTATTTTCAAGGGCGCATAAAAGAAATGATTAAATCGTCAGGTTTTAGCATATTTCCTGAGGATGTCGAAGCTTTACTGAAAGAACATCCGGCTATAGGACAGGTTGCTGTGATCGGCGTTCCTGACGAACATAAAGGGGAAGTTGTGAAAGCTTTTGTTATACCAAAGCCAGAGATAGTAATAAACGAAAGTGATTTAAAATTCTGGGCTAAAGAAAACATGGCTGCTTACAAGATACCTATGTACGTGGAATTTCGTAACTCGCTTCCTCAAACCGGTTCCGGTAAAATACTAAGAAGAGTTCTGAAGGATCAACAGAATTAA
- a CDS encoding aldehyde dehydrogenase family protein, with translation MRNQLKHFINGEWVESTGSETYDVINPATEEVIGTISMGTEEDLDKAVAAAKQALPSFSQTSKQERVEMLERIAAEYEKRKDDIIETITDELGSPQKISEKVHYTMGYNHFSQAAESLKDFSFMEDRGGHTVVKETIGVSGLITPWNFPTNQTSTKIASAFAAGSPVILKPAEMTPFAAIILTEIFEAAGVPKGVFNLVNGTGEVIGNGISSHPDIDFVSFTGSGAVGKKIMENASETIKNFALELGGKSPLVVLEDADVEVAARAAVNHIATNTGQVCSAATRVLVPSKMKKSFEEAVLKVLPEFPVGDPREDNLIGPLISKKQWDTVQSYIEKGLDEGASLLTGGTGKPDGLDQGYYAKPTVFTDVQNNMVIAQEEIFGPVTTIITYDTLDEAIEIANETIYGLAGYVIGNDPENLRKAATGIRAGRIKVNDTEADFSAPFGGYKQSGIGREWGDYGIEEYLETKTILGFPS, from the coding sequence ATGCGGAATCAATTAAAGCATTTTATAAACGGTGAATGGGTAGAATCAACAGGCTCTGAAACCTATGATGTAATAAATCCAGCTACGGAAGAAGTAATAGGAACAATTAGTATGGGTACAGAAGAAGATTTAGATAAAGCTGTAGCTGCAGCAAAACAAGCACTTCCTTCATTTTCTCAAACTTCTAAACAGGAACGTGTAGAAATGCTGGAACGAATTGCTGCAGAATATGAGAAACGTAAAGATGATATTATTGAAACCATAACGGATGAGTTAGGATCGCCTCAGAAGATTTCAGAAAAAGTTCATTACACAATGGGCTACAATCATTTCTCACAAGCGGCAGAATCATTGAAGGATTTTTCTTTCATGGAAGATCGCGGTGGTCATACAGTAGTTAAAGAAACCATAGGTGTAAGTGGTTTAATTACGCCTTGGAATTTCCCTACCAATCAAACTTCGACCAAGATTGCCAGTGCATTTGCGGCAGGCAGCCCGGTTATCTTAAAACCAGCAGAAATGACTCCATTTGCTGCTATTATTTTAACAGAAATCTTTGAAGCAGCAGGAGTTCCAAAAGGTGTATTTAACTTAGTTAATGGCACAGGGGAAGTTATAGGAAATGGGATCAGTTCACACCCTGATATTGACTTTGTTTCCTTTACTGGATCAGGAGCTGTAGGGAAGAAAATCATGGAGAATGCTTCTGAAACTATTAAGAATTTTGCGCTCGAACTGGGAGGTAAATCTCCACTTGTTGTGTTGGAAGATGCTGATGTCGAAGTCGCAGCAAGAGCAGCCGTTAATCATATTGCAACGAACACAGGTCAAGTATGCTCAGCTGCTACAAGGGTGCTTGTTCCTAGTAAAATGAAGAAGTCTTTTGAAGAAGCTGTGCTGAAAGTTCTACCTGAATTCCCTGTAGGGGATCCAAGAGAGGATAACCTGATAGGTCCGTTGATTTCCAAGAAACAGTGGGATACCGTGCAGTCCTATATTGAAAAAGGTCTAGATGAAGGTGCATCTCTATTAACGGGAGGAACCGGTAAGCCGGATGGGCTTGACCAAGGCTATTATGCCAAACCTACCGTATTTACAGATGTTCAAAATAATATGGTAATTGCACAAGAGGAAATCTTTGGGCCAGTAACCACTATCATCACATATGATACGCTTGATGAAGCTATTGAAATTGCTAATGAAACTATTTATGGTTTAGCTGGTTACGTAATAGGTAATGACCCGGAAAATCTAAGAAAAGCAGCAACTGGAATTCGTGCAGGTCGTATCAAAGTGAACGACACTGAAGCTGATTTTTCTGCTCCATTCGGAGGGTATAAGCAATCCGGAATAGGAAGAGAATGGGGCGACTATGGTATTGAAGAATACTTGGAAACCAAAACTATACTTGGATTTCCTTCTTAA
- a CDS encoding SET domain-containing protein, with translation MIEIRTSTLTDEELNRGVFANQDIPKNTLIHQAPVIPYPNEEHVHIEKTRLADYAFEYGENHTAFVLGYGMMFNHSYEPNANYVINFDNDTFDFYAYRDIKADEEIHINYNGSVDIQDTLWFDQE, from the coding sequence ATGATTGAAATTAGAACTTCTACACTTACGGATGAAGAATTAAACAGAGGTGTCTTCGCGAATCAGGATATCCCGAAAAATACACTCATTCATCAGGCTCCTGTTATCCCTTATCCTAATGAGGAACATGTTCATATAGAAAAAACCCGGCTGGCTGATTATGCGTTTGAGTACGGCGAAAACCATACAGCATTCGTATTGGGGTACGGCATGATGTTTAACCATTCCTATGAGCCGAACGCGAACTATGTCATTAACTTTGATAACGATACGTTTGACTTCTATGCTTACCGGGATATTAAAGCTGATGAAGAAATTCACATTAATTACAATGGTTCAGTAGATATCCAGGACACGTTATGGTTCGATCAAGAGTAA
- a CDS encoding DNA-3-methyladenine glycosylase, which translates to MMSILSAEFYEQPTLELAKSLLGCELVKETEKGTASGYIVETEAYIGPVDRAAHSFNNKRTQRTEVMFGLPGYVYTYVMHTHCLVNVVSGELNHPEAVLIRAVEPKEGLDLIQERRGDKKEKDFTNGPGKLTKALGIIKSDYGHPLDQSPLYIKKGFSPEHISQGKRIGIDNSGEARDYPWRFWITENRFISR; encoded by the coding sequence ATGATGAGCATTTTGTCTGCAGAATTTTATGAACAGCCTACTTTAGAGCTAGCAAAATCTCTTTTGGGCTGTGAATTAGTTAAAGAAACGGAGAAAGGCACGGCTTCTGGATATATTGTAGAAACAGAAGCATATATTGGTCCGGTTGACAGGGCAGCTCATAGTTTTAACAATAAGCGGACGCAGCGAACGGAAGTAATGTTTGGCCTGCCTGGTTATGTTTACACATACGTTATGCATACACACTGTCTGGTGAATGTAGTAAGCGGTGAATTAAACCACCCGGAGGCCGTTTTAATTAGAGCGGTCGAACCCAAAGAAGGCTTGGACCTGATACAGGAAAGAAGAGGAGATAAAAAAGAAAAGGACTTTACAAATGGACCCGGAAAATTAACGAAAGCCTTAGGGATTATCAAATCGGACTATGGACATCCTCTGGACCAATCACCACTGTATATCAAAAAAGGCTTTTCCCCTGAACATATTTCCCAAGGGAAACGAATCGGTATTGACAACTCTGGAGAAGCCCGTGACTATCCGTGGAGATTTTGGATCACAGAAAACAGGTTTATTTCCAGATAA
- a CDS encoding SDR family oxidoreductase encodes MTNLQDQVVIITGASSGIGEETAKELSSKGAKLVLAARREDRLEELAKKVNDDGGHAIYKATDVTNYDEMEELAEYAQKELGQIDAIVNNAGLMPLSLLNKQKVKEWDQMIDVNIKGVLYGISAVLPHMRERKKGHIINISSVAGHVVFPGSAVYSGTKFAVRAITDGVRMEESAESKIRATIISPGAVSTELTSTITDEDVKGGVDELYEQAITPDSIARTIRYALEEPAEVTINEIVVRPTDQTT; translated from the coding sequence TTGACGAATTTACAAGATCAAGTAGTTATTATCACAGGAGCATCCAGTGGAATCGGTGAGGAAACGGCGAAAGAACTTTCCTCTAAAGGAGCTAAACTTGTATTAGCAGCAAGACGTGAAGATCGGCTGGAAGAATTAGCGAAAAAAGTAAACGATGATGGCGGGCACGCGATATACAAAGCAACTGACGTAACCAATTATGATGAAATGGAAGAGCTTGCTGAATACGCTCAAAAAGAACTGGGCCAAATAGATGCCATTGTAAATAATGCGGGATTGATGCCACTTTCTTTACTAAATAAACAAAAGGTTAAAGAATGGGATCAAATGATCGATGTAAATATTAAAGGTGTGCTATATGGAATATCTGCCGTGCTGCCTCATATGCGCGAACGCAAAAAGGGACACATCATTAATATTTCTTCCGTGGCTGGACACGTAGTCTTTCCGGGAAGTGCTGTATACAGTGGTACAAAATTCGCTGTGCGTGCGATTACGGACGGGGTGAGAATGGAAGAGTCTGCAGAGAGTAAGATTAGAGCAACGATCATTTCGCCTGGAGCGGTTTCTACTGAACTGACATCTACCATTACAGATGAAGATGTAAAAGGTGGAGTAGACGAACTTTACGAACAGGCGATCACGCCGGACAGCATTGCCAGAACAATACGTTATGCTCTGGAAGAACCAGCAGAAGTTACCATTAATGAAATTGTAGTACGACCAACAGACCAAACCACATAA
- a CDS encoding carboxymuconolactone decarboxylase family protein: MERKAHTILEEYRNGIEQLSEHLPKTIQEYNRFTGEAFNDGEVTKANKHLMALAISLKEGDEPSITYHMDQCVAMDCSDQEIYESMGVAAAYGGGEAMSQSVTKGFEILKQLRNQS, from the coding sequence ATGGAAAGAAAAGCCCATACTATATTAGAGGAATACCGTAATGGAATTGAACAACTATCGGAGCATCTGCCCAAAACCATCCAGGAGTACAATCGATTCACTGGTGAAGCATTTAATGATGGAGAAGTTACAAAAGCAAATAAACACTTAATGGCACTGGCAATTAGTTTGAAAGAAGGAGACGAACCCAGCATTACTTACCATATGGATCAATGCGTAGCAATGGACTGCTCGGATCAGGAGATTTATGAATCTATGGGTGTAGCTGCTGCATACGGTGGTGGTGAGGCTATGAGTCAATCCGTCACGAAAGGTTTTGAAATCTTAAAACAGCTCCGAAACCAATCTTAA
- a CDS encoding UDP-N-acetylmuramoyl-L-alanyl-D-glutamate--2,6-diaminopimelate ligase → MTNKEVIFKNLFQGTIYGPGSQYVSSVVYDSREAEEGDAFVCIAGEKHDGHLFIEQAIQNGANTIIGSESEKLHMYSTFYNHISFICVPETRTALAQLASTIYDSPSNSLYTIGVTGTNGKTTVSSFLYSLLNDLRMRTGSLGTAGIWDDEKKTEFKQTVPTTPEAPDIHRVLHYFRKREMNAAIIESTSIAIEQKRLATIHFDVAVHTNLTPEHLEFHGTMEAYKQAKMKLFDQSKSAIVNADDPQMAEELIRSFKGTLITYGIEEPADISAKEIRTTMEGTSFTLRLFGKDYHMHAPIFGTYNVSNFLAAVAVCCQMGYSAEQILSVVSTIKSPEGRFQIVENDAPFQIVLDYAHTPDALFHILSAVRHIPYRNLIVMITGVGLRDPKKRPLMAEVAEGMADEIVVSVDQPGHADRQEVVNDVLKGFKEPAASQIHSVLHREEAIHYAFDLAESGDLVLLTGIGFGGYQVIGDEKVPYSEMQVIEDYFENFFCNKQALCES, encoded by the coding sequence ATGACTAACAAAGAAGTGATTTTTAAAAACCTATTTCAAGGGACCATTTATGGCCCTGGGAGTCAATACGTATCCTCAGTAGTATATGATTCTCGTGAGGCAGAAGAAGGCGATGCTTTTGTATGCATTGCTGGTGAAAAGCATGATGGACATCTTTTTATTGAACAGGCTATTCAAAACGGTGCAAACACCATCATTGGTTCCGAGAGTGAAAAGTTACACATGTATTCGACTTTTTATAATCATATAAGCTTTATATGCGTGCCCGAAACTAGAACGGCTCTAGCCCAGTTAGCTTCAACCATTTATGATTCCCCATCGAACTCCCTCTACACCATTGGCGTCACAGGAACCAATGGAAAAACAACCGTTTCGTCTTTCCTATATTCGCTTTTAAACGACCTTCGTATGCGCACGGGTAGTTTAGGCACGGCCGGAATATGGGATGATGAGAAAAAGACAGAGTTTAAGCAGACGGTACCTACGACTCCTGAAGCTCCTGATATTCACCGAGTTTTGCATTATTTTAGAAAAAGAGAGATGAATGCTGCAATCATTGAATCCACTTCGATAGCGATTGAGCAGAAACGCTTGGCCACAATCCATTTTGATGTAGCCGTCCATACCAATTTGACTCCTGAGCACTTAGAATTTCACGGTACTATGGAAGCTTATAAACAAGCGAAAATGAAGCTGTTTGATCAGTCCAAGAGTGCAATTGTTAACGCAGATGATCCCCAAATGGCGGAAGAATTAATAAGAAGTTTCAAAGGAACTTTAATCACATATGGGATTGAGGAACCAGCAGATATCTCCGCTAAAGAAATCCGTACAACGATGGAGGGGACTTCATTTACATTACGTTTGTTCGGTAAGGATTACCATATGCATGCACCTATTTTTGGAACATATAATGTCTCCAATTTCCTAGCTGCTGTAGCGGTTTGCTGCCAAATGGGCTACTCGGCAGAACAGATATTATCAGTAGTTTCGACAATTAAGAGTCCGGAAGGACGTTTTCAAATTGTAGAAAACGATGCCCCTTTTCAAATTGTTTTAGACTATGCTCATACTCCTGACGCTCTTTTCCATATATTGAGTGCTGTGCGACATATTCCTTATCGCAACTTAATTGTTATGATCACAGGAGTGGGTCTCAGGGATCCAAAAAAGCGCCCTTTGATGGCCGAAGTGGCTGAGGGTATGGCTGATGAAATTGTGGTCAGTGTTGATCAGCCGGGGCACGCTGATCGTCAGGAAGTCGTAAACGATGTGTTAAAAGGATTCAAGGAGCCCGCAGCATCTCAAATCCATTCAGTATTGCATCGAGAAGAAGCCATTCACTATGCATTTGATTTAGCTGAATCTGGTGATCTGGTTTTATTAACAGGAATCGGATTCGGGGGGTACCAGGTTATCGGGGATGAGAAGGTGCCTTACTCAGAGATGCAGGTGATTGAAGACTATTTTGAGAACTTTTTTTGTAATAAACAAGCTTTATGTGAAAGTTGA
- a CDS encoding bifunctional 2',3'-cyclic-nucleotide 2'-phosphodiesterase/3'-nucleotidase — MKQNQKKWLFRSAMVLGVLAASTCTTNVNAQTDEGDVVDLRLMETTDLHSHVMNYDYFTDKQDDTVGLVNTATLINQERGKVENSMLFDNGDLIQGNPMADYIVDQKVLDEQGHKHPVYQAMNLLDYDAGNYGNHEFNYGLEFLDKAVGGSDFPYVNANVYKDDGDDNPDNDENYFDPYVILDREVTDQNGDVHTIQVGVIGFTPPQIMTWDKDNLEGKVTTRDLKQTAEKFIPSMREEGADVIIGIAHSGLGSKEEYEKGAENQTYQLSTVEGFDALMFGHSHQTFPSEDYASLDGRYNINLEQGTINGVATTQAGFWGSDLGIIDLELEYTEGEWDVTQGRADAKPIYDSENGEPLVEANQEIVSQVQHDHEATREYVATPVGETEVPLYSYFAQVLDDPTVQIVNDAQKAYLEKYIQGTELDGLPVLSAAAPFKAGRDGVGDFTDIPAGELAIKDTTSLYKYPNTLQASKITGEQVVEWLEWSAGQFNEINTDSDKQQELVNNDFRSYNFDVIDGLTYEIDVTEPPRYNNDGEKIHDSHRIKNVKYKGEAIDEDQEFLVATNNYRAASKFANPDGDNIVVKSPDENRQVLVNYIRQNETINPKADGNWSFAPVDGDPLLTFRSSPEAQKYADDEQKISFLEKRNDGYANYRIDLQTSEKTTVFPDVPEGYWAAEEIYTLAADGVIKGYPNGNYGPKDPLLRSEFAMLLTRELGLTAKGQSPFKDVPEKYQQEITAAYENGIVYGVSETEFDPSASITREQMAAMVVRAYEYKNGEYKAEGDHIYKDEDEIRSVFTEDVKAAYELKLMIGVPGNKFMPKESSIRAEAARVVYNLRNN; from the coding sequence TTGAAACAAAATCAGAAGAAATGGTTGTTCCGATCGGCTATGGTTCTTGGGGTTTTAGCTGCTTCAACTTGCACGACTAACGTAAACGCTCAGACGGATGAGGGGGACGTAGTGGATTTAAGGTTAATGGAAACGACGGATTTGCACAGTCATGTGATGAATTATGATTATTTTACGGACAAGCAGGATGACACAGTCGGACTTGTTAATACTGCAACGCTTATTAATCAGGAGAGAGGCAAAGTAGAGAATTCCATGCTTTTTGATAATGGAGATTTGATTCAGGGCAATCCTATGGCTGATTATATCGTTGATCAAAAGGTATTAGATGAACAAGGGCATAAGCATCCTGTTTATCAAGCTATGAACCTCCTGGACTATGACGCTGGTAATTATGGCAATCACGAATTCAATTATGGTCTGGAATTTTTGGATAAAGCTGTCGGAGGTTCTGACTTCCCATATGTAAATGCCAATGTATATAAAGACGACGGTGACGACAATCCGGATAACGACGAGAACTACTTCGATCCATATGTGATTCTGGATCGCGAAGTTACAGATCAAAATGGTGACGTACATACGATTCAAGTGGGAGTTATTGGATTCACACCGCCTCAAATCATGACGTGGGATAAAGACAACTTAGAAGGGAAGGTAACCACGCGAGATTTAAAACAAACCGCAGAAAAATTCATTCCTTCAATGAGAGAAGAAGGTGCTGACGTTATTATTGGCATTGCTCACTCGGGGCTGGGCTCAAAGGAAGAATATGAGAAAGGTGCTGAAAATCAGACCTATCAACTATCGACAGTGGAAGGTTTCGACGCGCTTATGTTCGGGCATTCCCATCAGACCTTCCCTAGCGAGGATTATGCTTCATTAGATGGTCGATACAATATCAACCTTGAGCAGGGAACCATCAATGGCGTAGCCACCACACAAGCTGGTTTTTGGGGCTCAGATCTTGGGATTATTGATTTGGAGCTCGAATATACAGAAGGTGAATGGGATGTGACGCAAGGCAGAGCTGATGCAAAACCTATTTATGATTCTGAAAATGGAGAACCTTTGGTTGAGGCGAACCAGGAAATTGTTAGTCAAGTCCAACATGATCACGAGGCGACCAGGGAGTATGTGGCTACACCTGTAGGCGAAACTGAAGTTCCCCTCTACAGTTATTTTGCCCAGGTATTAGATGACCCTACGGTCCAAATTGTAAATGATGCACAGAAAGCTTACCTTGAAAAATATATCCAAGGCACTGAGTTGGATGGATTACCTGTATTATCAGCTGCTGCCCCATTCAAAGCAGGAAGAGACGGAGTCGGCGATTTTACGGACATTCCAGCCGGAGAACTTGCGATTAAAGATACCACTTCACTTTATAAGTATCCGAATACCCTTCAAGCCTCTAAGATAACTGGAGAGCAAGTAGTTGAATGGCTTGAATGGAGTGCAGGACAGTTTAACGAAATTAATACAGACTCAGATAAGCAGCAGGAATTGGTGAATAATGATTTTCGCAGCTATAACTTTGACGTGATCGATGGTTTAACCTACGAAATCGATGTAACTGAACCCCCTCGCTACAATAATGATGGAGAAAAGATCCATGATAGTCATCGTATTAAGAATGTTAAATATAAAGGAGAAGCCATCGATGAGGATCAGGAGTTTTTAGTTGCTACCAACAATTATCGGGCAGCTTCCAAATTTGCCAATCCTGATGGTGATAACATTGTGGTTAAATCTCCAGATGAAAACCGGCAAGTTCTTGTAAACTATATTCGTCAGAATGAAACCATTAATCCGAAAGCGGATGGTAATTGGTCTTTTGCACCTGTAGATGGTGACCCCTTGTTGACCTTCCGATCGTCTCCTGAGGCTCAAAAGTATGCGGACGATGAGCAGAAAATTTCTTTTCTTGAAAAAAGAAATGACGGCTACGCGAACTATAGGATCGATCTTCAAACGTCCGAAAAAACGACTGTCTTTCCGGACGTACCAGAGGGTTACTGGGCAGCGGAAGAAATATATACTTTAGCCGCAGATGGGGTTATAAAAGGTTATCCCAATGGCAACTATGGTCCGAAAGACCCGCTGCTTCGTTCTGAATTTGCAATGCTGCTTACCCGGGAACTTGGACTGACTGCCAAAGGACAAAGCCCATTCAAGGATGTTCCTGAGAAGTATCAACAAGAAATTACAGCCGCTTACGAGAATGGAATTGTATATGGTGTCAGCGAAACAGAATTTGATCCATCTGCTTCCATTACACGGGAGCAAATGGCTGCCATGGTCGTACGTGCCTACGAGTATAAAAATGGAGAGTACAAGGCTGAAGGCGATCACATCTATAAAGATGAGGATGAAATTCGCAGCGTGTTTACCGAAGATGTTAAAGCCGCATACGAGCTTAAGTTGATGATCGGTGTACCAGGCAATAAATTTATGCCTAAAGAGTCTTCCATTCGTGCAGAAGCTGCTCGTGTGGTTTATAATTTAAGAAACAATTAA